One Solanum pennellii chromosome 10, SPENNV200 genomic region harbors:
- the LOC114074424 gene encoding zinc finger protein ZAT9-like: MEAEDDQENNGSYEKGLSSSNFKVKINLKLKKDKDKSHGDEEKNMLLMKQKKDHTCCECGKEFSSGKALGGHMSSAHVQANQRLEESLKKKKSLIKRSRIDDYDDDDEEVVLEEEEEMGDVVVSCEICHKNFSSKKSLFGHMRCHPDREWRGMKPPSKKISKSKGFDEASFEDVNECFEDRFASLRDEEQEDGGGGGGGVHFNVVELPPLKDWGAKDRRGRSPLKRSVSSTIMDDDKELHDAVQQLINLVNGDVNNNNNNNNRSEVMMNSSNSVGSAPKEAAFRDLKDKSKKKGVVVDDTKEKNREETKKRKREKELELVKLEPGQDLVPSPVLKKSVEVKYKCNVCGKMFATHQALGGHRSSHNKFNISIENTINEIKGRNHEENNNNTQAHGQLGNQEINNYGNIIINDQYGSNNNNVHKCKFCDKIFPTGQALGGHQRSHLTNNQEESSSQNASKVLDFDLNELPHLDDDTLL; encoded by the exons ATGGAAGCTGAAGATGATCAAGAAAATAATGGATCTTATGAAAAAGGTTTATCTTCAAGTAATTTTAAGGTGAAGATAAATCTTAAGCTCAAGAAAGATAAAGATAAAAGTCACGGAGATGAAGAAAAGAACATGTTGTTGATGAAGCAAAAGAAAGATCATACATGTTGTGAGTGTGGAAAAGAGTTTAGCTCAGGAAAAGCTTTAGGTGGACATATGAGTAGTGCACATGTTCAAGCAAATCAAAGATTAGAAGAatctttgaagaagaaaaaatctttgataaaaagatcaagaattgatgattatgatgatgacgacgaagAAGTTGTtctcgaagaagaagaagagatgggAGATGTGGTTGTAAGTTGTGAAATTTGTCATAAGAATTTTTCATCTAAGAAATCTTTATTTGGACATATGAGATGTCATCCTGATAGAGAATGGAGAGGTATGAAACCCCCTAGTAAGAAAATATCGAAAAGTAAGGGTTTTGATGAAGCTAGTTTTGAGGATGTGAATGAGTGTTTTGAGGATCGTTTTGCTAGTCTTCGagatgaagaacaagaagatggaggaggaggaggaggaggagttCATTTTAATGTGGTTGAACTACCTCCTTTGAAGGATTGGGGTGCGAAGGATAGACGAGGTAGATCCCCTCTAAAGAGGAGTGTAAGTAGTACTATAATGGATGATGATAAGGAGCTACATGACGCGGTTCAACAGCTTATAAATTTAGTCAATGGAGACGtgaacaataacaacaacaacaataataggTCAGAGGTCATGATGAATAGTAGCAATTCAGTTGGTAGTGCTCCTAAAGAAGCTGCTTTTCGCGATTTGAAGGATAAATCTAAGAAAAAGGgggttgttgttgatgataCTAAAGAAAAGAATCGCGAAGAAACCAAGAAGAGGAAGAGGGAGAAGGAGCTA GAGCTAGTCAAATTGGAACCGGGCCAGGATTTGGTCCCTAGCCCGGTTCTCAAGAAATCAGTGGAGGTCAAATACAAATGTAATGTGTGTGGAAAGATGTTTGCGACTCATCAAGCACTAGGTGGACACAGATCGAGTCATAACAAGTTCAATATTAGTATTGAGAACACGATCAATGAAATTAAGGGTAGAAATCATGaagagaataataataatactcaaGCTCATGGTCAATTGGGAAATCAAGAAATCAATAATTATGGCAACATTATTAttaatgatcaatatggatctaataataataatgttcatAAGTGCAAATTTTGTGACAAGATTTTTCCTACTGGACAAGCACTTGGAGGTCATCAAAGGAGCCATTTGACAAATAATCAAGAAGAATCATCAAGTCAAAATGCAAGTAAAgttcttgattttgatcttaaTGAATTGCCTCATTTAGATGATGATACATTATTGtaa